The Caldisericia bacterium DNA segment ACATTTACTATTTCATGCGAAATTGGAAATACAGGAAATTATCCAATTAGAGGAGTGATTTTATTTCTAAAGGGTTTACCTGTTAATAACGGTGATAAATTTATTGGTACTCTTGAAAGTGGAAATTACGATACATATGAATTTGATGTAAAACTTGATAAAGAAGGAAATTATAGTGGTGAATTAATCATTCAATATGTAGATGATTCTAACAACATCCATGAGACTAAAAAAGAGTTTAAAATTTTAGTTGAAAAAGAGGTAGTGAATGAATCAAAAAATAATAATCCAAGATTAACAATATGGCAAAAGATATGGAGATTTATATTAAAACTTTTTGGAATAATTAAGTAAATGAGATTAAAAGATACAATAACAATTGTTCAAAGAAATTTAGCAAGATCTAAAACAAGAACAATTTTAACTTCAATTGGGGTTTTAATTGGTGTTGCTGCAATAGTAACACTAATTTCAATTTCAATTGCATTAAATAAAAGTGTTGTTGAACAAATTGAAAGTAGTGGAGATTTGAAAACTCTAACAGTTTATCCTATTTCATTTAGATTTGGAGGAAGAAACCCATTTAATAGGAGAAGCACTTCTTCTATGTCCGAAATAAAGATAATAAATAGAGATGCTCTAAAAAATTTTGAAAGAATTAATGGTGTTGTTGCAGTATCACCTATTTATGAATATTCTGGAATTAAAATTGAGGGAGGAAAAGTTTATAGCATATCAACTTTTATTGGAATTGAAGTAAATAAAATAAAAGAGATTGCAGGAGATTTAGAAAAAGGGAGATATTTTACAAAAAACGATAAATATTATTTAATTGTTGGAGCAAAGTTTGGAGAAACTTTTCTAGATAAAAATAGTGAAAAAGAAACAAAAATAGATGTTTTAGGAAAAAATTTTAAAATAACTTTACAAAGAATAAAAGATGGAAAAATAGAAACAAAAACATATTCCTTTAAAGTTATAGGAATATTAAAATCAAAAGGAACACAAGAAGATTATAATGTATATGTTCCAATCGATACAATTATTTCGATAAGAGATTGGGTAACTAACTCAAATCTTAATCCAGAACTTAATGGTTATCAAAGAGCGATTGTAAAAGTAAAAGATGTTAACAGTGTAAGTTATGTCACTCAAAAATTAGAAGATATGGGTTATACAGTTTTTTCAATTCAAACATTGATAAATGCCATTTCAAATGTTTTTAGAATATTGCAATTCATTTTAGGAGGTATAGCAGCAATTTCTCTTATAGTTGCTGGTGTTGGAATAATAAATACTATGACTATGTCAATTTATGAAAGAACAAGACAAATAGGAATCATGAAAGCAATAGGTGCATCAAATAAAGATATTCTCTTGATATTTCTAATTGAATCTGCTGCTTTAGGATTTTTTGGTGGTATTGGTGGAGTTATTTTATCATTTATTTTGAATACTATAATAACAATAATTTCACCCTTCATTACTCAAGGTGTAAAATTAAATGTTATTTCGCCATTTTATTTAATTATATTTGCAATAATGTTTGCTATAATTATTGGAATAATTTCAGGATATTTTCCATCAAAAAGAGCAGCAAATTTAAGTCCAGTTGATGCATTAAGATACGAATAAAACAAGTTTGACAAAATTAAATTTATTCCATATAATTTCAATTTGGTATGAGAAGGAGGGATTATGATCCTTAAAAAAGGAGATTATGTTGAAATAAAAAAAACTCTATTAAATCCAGATGAAAGAGCAGAAAACCTACCTGATGATACAAAGAAAGTTCCATATGAAGGAAAAATCAGAGGTTATCTTACCCACGATGGAGAGATAGGCAAAGAAGTAGAAATTGAAACTCCCATTGGAAGAAAATTAAAAGGAATTCTTCTTGGCTTGACAAAAGAGTATACACATAATTTTGGAGAACCAATTAGAGAATTAATTGATATTGGAAAAAAAATAAAAGAAAAATATCTTAAGGATTAAAATATGGGGAAGGTTGAAGAATTTTTGAAAAAAAGCAGCGAAATAATGAAGAAATCTCTTGCGGGAATTGAATATGATAAATTTGAAATAAAAAATATTTCATTTAATTATGACGCTCTTATGGATTCAGTCCCTTATGATATTGGTGAAATTTCAAAAATTCAAAGAGAATTTAAAGTTGGAGGAACTCCTCTTTATGAATTAAAAAATATTAATAAAATAGTTAAAAAATTATCAAAGAAGGGTTTTGGTGCAAAAATTTTACTTAAAGATGAAGCAAATAATGCCTCTGGCTCATTTAAAGCAAGAAGAGCATCACTTTCAATTTATCATGCAAAAAAATTAGGTTATGAAGGAGTAGTTGCAGAAACAAGTGGAAATTATGGAGCAGCAGTTGCATCTCAAGCAGCACAAATGAATTTAAAAGCAATAATAGTTCAGGAAGTATTTGATTCAAAATGGATTGGTCAACCTGAAATTCTTGAAAAAGGGAGAGCATGTGAGGCTTATGGTGCTGAAGTTTGGCAGATGACTGTTGGACCAGAACTTTTTTATACAACACTTCTTATTTTAAAAGAAACAGGTTATTTTAATGCATCACTTTATACTCCATATGGAATAAAAGGAATTGAAACATTAGGTTATGAAATAGCATTAGAAGTTAAAGAAAAATATGGGAAATACCCAGATTATGTTTTAGTTACTCACGCAGGTGGTGGAAATGTTACTGGAACTAAAAGAGGTCTTCTTTTAGGAGGTGCAAAAAATTCAAAAGTTATAGGTGTATCTGTTGATTTAAGAGGTCTTCATATGGCATCTGATAATGATTTTAATAAAAAATCATTCACTACAGGTCATACAGGCTTTGGAGTACCATTTATGGTTAAACCAGATAGAACTGATGTTCCAAGAAACGCAGCAAGACCTCTAAGATATATTGATGATTACTTAATTGTATCTCAAGGAGAAGTTTTTTATACAACAATTCTTCTTGCACAAGTTGAAGGACTTGAAAGAGGCCCTGCTGGAAATACATCCCTTGCTGCAGCAATTCCACTTGCAATTGAACTTCCTGAGGATAAGATAATTGTTGTTCAAGAAACAGAGTATACTGGTGCAGGAAAACATCCATTTGCTCAACTAACATTTGCAAAAAAAATGGGTATTGAAGTTGTAAAAGGTAAGCCAGAAGAAAATTTGCCAGGTAAAAAAATTGCAATACCGGAAGATGTTAGTGAACTAAGATATGAAAAGGTCGATTTAAATGAGATAAAGAGATCATATTTAAAAAATGCGATAAAAAATTTAAATGAAATAACAAAAGATGATCTTAAATTTCTTAAAGAAGAGATAAATGAAAAAGAAAGTGATTTTGTGGAGAGATATCTTTTTGAGAAAGGAGTGAAAGTTTATGGTTAGAGAAGATGATTTTGAAAAAAGAAGGGAGCATCTTAAAAATATGAGTGAAGAAGAATTAATTGAATATTTTTGGAAACTTACAGAAAAAATTGTTGACCCACTTGTAGAATTATCTTACACACATACATCTCCTTCAATTGAAAGAAGTGTTTTACTCAGAATGGGGTTTTCAAGCATTGAAGCAAAAGATATTGTAAAAAATATGGTTGAGAATAATCTATTATCACATGGTGCAGGAAGAATAGTTCTTTTATACAGCGAATTAAAAAACAAAAATTATATAGAGGCAGGAAAAGAATTAGCAAAAGGAATCGGATGGGACGAAATTTTAAATTATTATAGGAGGAATAAAGATGCTCTCTCCGAATGAAAAAATTAATATAAAAGAAATTTTAAAGGATCTTCAAAATTATAAACCAAAAAGATTTGGTTGGACTTTTAGAAAAAAATTAGATAAACAAAAATTTTTAAATCTTGAATATTTTGAAACAAGTGAATCTCTTAAAAATTCAATTCCACTTCCTGCTTCTAGACAAATGGAATATATTGACCCTCAACCTGATATTACAATTACAGTTGAAATCGCTTCAGGTAGATTTGAAGATGACATTAGAAGAATGAGAATGGCAGCCTGGCACGGTGCAGACCATATCATGGTTATTAGAACTTTAGGTCAAAGTCATTTTGACGGATTAATTGAAGGAACACCAGAAGGTGTTGGTGGAATTCCAATAACAAGAAAACAAATTAGAGCTACAAGAAAGGCACTTGATCTTATAGAAGAGGAGGTTGGAAGAGAAATAAATTTACACTCTTATGTTTCTGGAATAGCAGGTCCTGAAATAGCAGTTTTATTTGCTGAAGAGGGAGTTAATGGAGCTCATCAAGACCCTCAATATAATATTTTATATAGAAACATAAATCCAGTAAGGTCATTTGTTGATGCTGGTGTTAGTAAAAAAATAATGTCAGAATTCAAAATGCTTCAAATAGATGGAGCTCATAATGCAAATGCAACTGCAAAGTTTGGGTATAAAGTTATGCCAGAGCTTTTAGTTCAACATGCTATAA contains these protein-coding regions:
- the ortB gene encoding 2-amino-4-oxopentanoate thiolase subunit OrtB, which encodes MGKVEEFLKKSSEIMKKSLAGIEYDKFEIKNISFNYDALMDSVPYDIGEISKIQREFKVGGTPLYELKNINKIVKKLSKKGFGAKILLKDEANNASGSFKARRASLSIYHAKKLGYEGVVAETSGNYGAAVASQAAQMNLKAIIVQEVFDSKWIGQPEILEKGRACEAYGAEVWQMTVGPELFYTTLLILKETGYFNASLYTPYGIKGIETLGYEIALEVKEKYGKYPDYVLVTHAGGGNVTGTKRGLLLGGAKNSKVIGVSVDLRGLHMASDNDFNKKSFTTGHTGFGVPFMVKPDRTDVPRNAARPLRYIDDYLIVSQGEVFYTTILLAQVEGLERGPAGNTSLAAAIPLAIELPEDKIIVVQETEYTGAGKHPFAQLTFAKKMGIEVVKGKPEENLPGKKIAIPEDVSELRYEKVDLNEIKRSYLKNAIKNLNEITKDDLKFLKEEINEKESDFVERYLFEKGVKVYG
- a CDS encoding ornithine aminomutase subunit alpha is translated as MVREDDFEKRREHLKNMSEEELIEYFWKLTEKIVDPLVELSYTHTSPSIERSVLLRMGFSSIEAKDIVKNMVENNLLSHGAGRIVLLYSELKNKNYIEAGKELAKGIGWDEILNYYRRNKDALSE
- the ortA gene encoding 2-amino-4-oxopentanoate thiolase subunit OrtA, coding for MILKKGDYVEIKKTLLNPDERAENLPDDTKKVPYEGKIRGYLTHDGEIGKEVEIETPIGRKLKGILLGLTKEYTHNFGEPIRELIDIGKKIKEKYLKD
- a CDS encoding ABC transporter permease, producing the protein MRLKDTITIVQRNLARSKTRTILTSIGVLIGVAAIVTLISISIALNKSVVEQIESSGDLKTLTVYPISFRFGGRNPFNRRSTSSMSEIKIINRDALKNFERINGVVAVSPIYEYSGIKIEGGKVYSISTFIGIEVNKIKEIAGDLEKGRYFTKNDKYYLIVGAKFGETFLDKNSEKETKIDVLGKNFKITLQRIKDGKIETKTYSFKVIGILKSKGTQEDYNVYVPIDTIISIRDWVTNSNLNPELNGYQRAIVKVKDVNSVSYVTQKLEDMGYTVFSIQTLINAISNVFRILQFILGGIAAISLIVAGVGIINTMTMSIYERTRQIGIMKAIGASNKDILLIFLIESAALGFFGGIGGVILSFILNTIITIISPFITQGVKLNVISPFYLIIFAIMFAIIIGIISGYFPSKRAANLSPVDALRYE